A window from Chryseobacterium vaccae encodes these proteins:
- a CDS encoding diphosphomevalonate/mevalonate 3,5-bisphosphate decarboxylase family protein — MTTQEFLGKQDFTIHTQTVSESCPSNIALIKYWGKYENQIPANPSISYTLNHCKTNTSMEFQAGEPFSVQTFLAGNEELKFAEKIEKYFRNIEQYLPWILKGKYIIRTENTFPHSSGIASSASGFGAIAKCLMKLDETFSGAFSEEESLKKASFLARLGSGSACRSLYNGLVVWGTSDEVNGSSDLFAVKYPDSDIHDTFKNFNDWVLLIHEGQKSVSSTVGHGLMKTNPYAERRFQEARENFVPMKEILKSGNMEQFIKLVEHEALTLHAMMMMSDPAFILMKTGTLEVINKIWDFRRETGLHLFFTLDAGANVHLLFPNDGSEEKIKIFIEEELLQHTQKNGVVKDIMKF, encoded by the coding sequence ATGACAACACAAGAATTTCTGGGAAAACAGGATTTTACCATACATACACAAACGGTTTCAGAGAGCTGCCCGTCCAATATTGCCCTGATCAAGTACTGGGGGAAATACGAGAATCAAATACCGGCTAATCCCAGTATCAGTTATACATTGAATCATTGTAAGACCAATACTTCAATGGAATTTCAGGCAGGTGAGCCTTTCTCTGTACAGACCTTTCTGGCGGGAAATGAAGAACTGAAATTTGCAGAAAAAATAGAAAAATATTTCAGGAATATTGAACAGTATCTTCCATGGATTCTGAAAGGAAAATACATCATCAGAACAGAAAATACATTTCCTCACAGTTCAGGAATTGCGAGTTCTGCTTCAGGATTCGGAGCGATTGCAAAATGTCTGATGAAGTTGGATGAAACTTTTTCCGGAGCATTTTCTGAAGAAGAATCTTTGAAAAAAGCTTCTTTTCTGGCTCGTTTAGGAAGTGGAAGTGCCTGCCGAAGCCTGTATAACGGACTTGTTGTATGGGGAACTTCTGATGAGGTAAACGGAAGCTCGGATCTGTTTGCTGTAAAATACCCGGATAGTGATATTCATGACACATTTAAAAACTTCAACGACTGGGTTCTGTTGATCCATGAAGGGCAGAAGAGTGTTTCTTCAACAGTAGGACATGGGCTGATGAAAACCAACCCTTACGCTGAAAGAAGATTTCAGGAAGCCAGAGAAAACTTTGTTCCCATGAAGGAAATCCTGAAAAGTGGAAACATGGAGCAGTTTATCAAATTGGTAGAACATGAAGCGCTTACCCTTCATGCGATGATGATGATGAGTGATCCTGCCTTTATCCTGATGAAAACCGGAACGCTTGAAGTCATCAATAAAATCTGGGATTTCAGAAGAGAAACCGGTCTGCATTTATTCTTTACACTGGATGCAGGAGCCAACGTACATCTATTATTCCCGAATGACGGCTCGGAAGAAAAGATCAAAATATTTATAGAAGAAGAACTGTTACAGCATACCCAAAAAAATGGAGTAGTGAAGGATATAATGAAGTTTTAA
- a CDS encoding DUF2461 domain-containing protein, with the protein MSVSISPQTFDFLNKLTKNNNREWFNENKNLYTESQGNVVDFLDELIKEMSGFDEELGKIDAKKSLFRIYRDTRFSKDKAPYKTNFGASLGMGKGSQKGGYYLHLEPGKSFLAGGIYMPESSVLKEVRKEISLYGEDFLKILHNKEFKKHFPELDQDDKLKKVPQGFEKEDPMAEYLKLKNYIVVYSLKDEDVLNKSAVKNLAKIFKVMKPFNDFLNAPFL; encoded by the coding sequence ATGTCAGTCAGCATTTCTCCCCAAACATTTGATTTTTTAAATAAATTAACGAAAAATAACAACCGCGAATGGTTTAATGAAAATAAAAACCTTTATACCGAATCCCAGGGAAATGTTGTTGATTTTCTTGATGAACTGATCAAAGAAATGTCCGGATTTGATGAAGAACTTGGTAAAATTGATGCTAAAAAATCCTTGTTCCGTATTTACAGAGACACCCGTTTTTCTAAAGACAAAGCTCCTTATAAGACTAATTTTGGGGCTTCGTTAGGAATGGGAAAAGGGAGCCAGAAAGGAGGATATTATCTTCATCTTGAACCCGGCAAATCCTTTTTAGCCGGAGGAATCTATATGCCTGAGTCATCTGTTCTTAAAGAGGTACGAAAAGAAATTTCTTTATACGGCGAAGATTTCCTGAAGATCCTCCATAATAAAGAATTTAAAAAACATTTCCCTGAACTGGATCAGGATGATAAACTGAAAAAGGTTCCTCAGGGATTTGAAAAGGAAGATCCAATGGCGGAATATTTAAAGCTTAAAAATTACATCGTTGTATATTCTCTGAAGGATGAAGATGTTTTAAATAAAAGCGCTGTAAAAAACCTGGCAAAGATATTTAAAGTAATGAAGCCTTTTAATGATTTTCTGAATGCACCCTTTTTATAA
- a CDS encoding DEAD/DEAH box helicase, whose amino-acid sequence MNLFTETNLSPDILKAIGELGYESPTEIQKQTIPFILSDIRDLIALAQTGTGKTAAFSLPILDMIDDTSRKIQLLVLCPTRELCLQISKDIKNYSKYMKDIKTTAVYGGSSIMDQIRSLKDKPQIIVGTPGRVIDLINRKALDFSAIHWLVLDEADEMLSMGFKDELETILSETPETKQTFLFSATMNKEVERISKNYLTNPHRISVGSINEVKKNIKHEYYVVGYRQKKEALKRLIDANPNQYSILFCRTRMETQEVADFLMQNGYAADALHGDLSQAQRDTVMKKFRLKNIDILVATDVAARGLDVNSLTHVIHYSLPDDPEVFVHRSGRTGRAGKDGVSMALIKPEESRKLKQIKSATKIEIVEKTIPTGNDIIKAQVGGVFEKLFTEHEEDIFEFDDSLIPDLSAFSKEELVHKLLQFQLKDLALYYKDKHDLVEQKLSSRDDDYSRRDRGRDRDRDRGRDRDRGSRDSRDRGGKPRRKDENMVRFFFNLGKKDHLKKLDVLDIINKATAGKSKKRAEIGDIEILEKFSFFEVEKSFKDNVMSNIPSMKFKGKEMRAEVAN is encoded by the coding sequence ATGAATTTATTTACGGAGACCAATTTAAGTCCTGACATCCTTAAGGCAATTGGCGAACTGGGCTATGAGAGCCCGACAGAAATCCAAAAACAGACTATCCCTTTTATTCTTTCAGATATTCGCGATTTGATCGCACTTGCGCAGACAGGGACAGGCAAAACAGCAGCGTTTTCGCTTCCGATTTTGGATATGATTGACGATACGAGTCGCAAAATCCAATTATTGGTGCTTTGTCCGACACGGGAATTATGTCTTCAGATTTCTAAAGACATAAAAAATTACTCCAAGTACATGAAAGACATCAAAACCACAGCGGTTTACGGTGGAAGCAGTATTATGGATCAGATTCGTTCTTTAAAGGATAAACCACAGATTATTGTGGGAACTCCGGGAAGAGTAATCGACCTTATCAACAGAAAAGCACTTGATTTTTCTGCTATTCATTGGCTGGTTTTAGATGAAGCTGATGAAATGCTGTCAATGGGTTTCAAAGATGAGTTGGAAACAATTTTAAGTGAAACACCGGAAACTAAGCAGACTTTCTTATTCTCGGCTACGATGAATAAAGAAGTGGAGAGAATTTCTAAAAACTATCTTACTAATCCACACCGTATTTCTGTAGGTTCTATTAACGAGGTTAAAAAGAACATTAAGCATGAATATTATGTTGTAGGATACCGTCAGAAAAAAGAAGCTCTTAAGAGATTAATTGATGCCAACCCTAACCAGTATTCTATTCTTTTCTGCAGAACAAGAATGGAGACTCAGGAGGTTGCCGATTTCTTAATGCAGAACGGATATGCAGCAGATGCCCTTCACGGAGATCTTTCCCAGGCACAGAGAGATACAGTAATGAAGAAATTCAGACTGAAAAATATTGATATTCTTGTAGCGACAGACGTAGCAGCAAGAGGACTTGATGTAAACTCTTTAACACACGTTATCCATTATTCTTTACCAGATGATCCGGAAGTATTCGTTCACAGAAGCGGAAGAACCGGTAGAGCAGGGAAAGATGGGGTTTCTATGGCATTGATCAAGCCTGAAGAAAGCAGAAAACTGAAGCAAATTAAATCTGCAACGAAAATTGAAATCGTTGAGAAAACAATACCAACCGGTAATGATATCATCAAAGCTCAGGTAGGTGGTGTTTTTGAAAAGTTATTTACAGAACACGAAGAAGATATTTTCGAGTTTGATGACAGCTTAATTCCGGATCTGAGTGCATTCTCTAAAGAGGAATTAGTACACAAGTTATTACAGTTCCAGCTGAAAGATCTTGCTCTTTATTACAAAGATAAACATGACCTTGTTGAACAGAAACTGAGCAGCAGAGATGATGATTATTCAAGAAGAGACAGAGGACGCGATAGAGATCGTGACAGAGGAAGAGACCGTGACAGAGGAAGCAGAGATAGCAGAGACCGTGGCGGAAAACCTAGAAGAAAAGATGAAAACATGGTAAGATTCTTCTTCAACTTAGGGAAAAAAGATCACCTGAAAAAACTTGATGTATTAGATATCATCAATAAAGCTACCGCTGGAAAAAGCAAAAAAAGAGCTGAAATCGGTGACATTGAAATCCTGGAGAAATTCTCTTTCTTTGAAGTTGAAAAATCATTCAAAGACAATGTGATGAGCAATATTCCTTCAATGAAATTTAAAGGAAAAGAAATGAGAGCTGAAGTAGCAAACTAA
- a CDS encoding DUF47 domain-containing protein produces MGIGNIFHAFQPKDKIFFVLFEKVTENLVAMSEDFNNGIKDFDLNDDTMLKKMSDYEHKNDELTHEIFVELGKNFITPFDREDIHTLATGLDDIADYIYASTKYIFLYKSPEMKAYSDFSLLIHKACLEIQNAMKNLKGFKNMDQVKEACIKVNSIENIADDLLSNSMVELFETNDAINIIKVSSVLNYLEVVTDKAEDVANTIENIMIKYA; encoded by the coding sequence ATGGGAATTGGTAATATTTTCCACGCTTTTCAACCAAAAGATAAAATTTTCTTTGTACTTTTTGAAAAAGTAACTGAAAACCTAGTTGCAATGTCTGAAGACTTTAACAACGGTATCAAAGATTTCGATCTTAATGACGATACAATGTTGAAGAAAATGAGCGACTATGAACACAAAAATGATGAACTTACCCACGAGATCTTCGTTGAACTAGGAAAAAACTTCATTACACCGTTTGACCGTGAAGATATCCACACCCTGGCTACCGGTCTTGATGATATTGCCGATTATATCTACGCTTCCACCAAATACATTTTCTTATATAAATCTCCTGAGATGAAAGCGTATTCTGATTTCTCCCTGCTGATTCACAAAGCATGTCTTGAAATCCAGAACGCCATGAAGAACCTTAAAGGCTTCAAAAACATGGATCAGGTAAAAGAGGCTTGTATCAAAGTAAACTCTATCGAGAACATCGCAGACGACCTTCTTTCCAACTCAATGGTGGAGCTGTTCGAAACAAACGATGCAATCAACATTATCAAAGTTTCATCAGTACTTAATTATCTTGAGGTAGTAACTGACAAAGCGGAGGATGTTGCCAACACGATTGAGAACATCATGATTAAATACGCCTAA
- a CDS encoding inorganic phosphate transporter: MEFPILLIVIIALALIFDYINGFHDAANSIATIVSTKVLTPFQAVLWAALWNFAAFFIAAYIIGEFKIGNTIAKTVNENFINLEVIFSGLVAAIAWNLLTWWFGIPSSSSHTLIGGFLGAALMHAFMMDYHDVAAAQPDLGLWGTIKEAFSQVTHQSVVKFDKVIPIFLFIFMAPIIGMIISIIITLIIVHLYKRSNPHKADQSFKRLQLASSALFSLGHGLNDAQKVMGIIGAALIFYHVEMLHDPVYLNIPSAGRFDYFAEHYLWVPLVSFLAIGLGTMSGGWKIIKTMGTKITKVTSLEGVSAETAGAITLFITDHFGIPVSTTHTITGSIIGVGLTKRISAVRWGITVSLLWAWVLTIPISAIVAGITYLLVTFLS; encoded by the coding sequence ATGGAATTTCCTATTTTACTTATAGTTATTATTGCTCTGGCGCTGATCTTTGACTACATCAACGGTTTTCACGATGCAGCCAACTCAATTGCAACTATAGTTTCTACAAAAGTTTTAACTCCATTCCAGGCGGTACTTTGGGCGGCGCTTTGGAACTTTGCAGCCTTCTTTATTGCTGCTTATATCATTGGAGAATTTAAAATTGGTAATACAATTGCCAAAACCGTCAACGAGAATTTTATCAATCTTGAAGTGATCTTTTCAGGTCTTGTGGCAGCTATTGCATGGAACCTGTTAACCTGGTGGTTCGGGATCCCTTCTTCATCGTCACATACTTTGATCGGTGGATTCCTGGGAGCAGCTCTGATGCATGCTTTCATGATGGATTACCACGATGTTGCCGCAGCACAGCCGGATCTTGGGTTATGGGGAACCATAAAAGAAGCTTTCAGCCAGGTAACTCATCAGAGTGTTGTGAAATTTGATAAAGTAATTCCTATCTTCCTGTTCATTTTCATGGCACCGATCATAGGGATGATTATCTCAATCATTATTACATTAATTATCGTTCACCTTTATAAAAGATCAAACCCGCACAAGGCAGACCAGTCTTTCAAAAGACTACAGCTGGCTTCTTCAGCACTGTTCAGTTTAGGGCACGGTCTGAATGATGCTCAGAAAGTAATGGGAATCATTGGAGCGGCATTGATTTTCTATCATGTTGAAATGCTTCACGATCCTGTATATCTTAACATACCTTCTGCAGGACGTTTCGATTATTTTGCAGAACATTACCTTTGGGTTCCTTTGGTTTCATTCCTTGCTATTGGTTTAGGTACCATGAGTGGAGGATGGAAGATCATCAAAACAATGGGAACCAAAATTACCAAAGTAACTTCACTGGAAGGGGTAAGTGCTGAAACTGCAGGAGCAATCACCTTATTCATTACAGACCACTTCGGTATTCCTGTGTCTACAACGCACACTATTACAGGTTCTATTATCGGGGTAGGGTTAACGAAGAGAATTTCTGCCGTAAGATGGGGAATCACCGTGAGCCTTCTTTGGGCTTGGGTACTTACAATCCCAATCTCTGCGATTGTTGCAGGAATAACCTATCTTTTGGTAACATTCTTGTCTTAA
- a CDS encoding polyprenyl synthetase family protein: protein MEFLDRYQQIVADAINKYTFKDKPAELYDPMNYIISHGGKRLRPIMVLMACDLFGGDLKQAVKPALAIEFFHNFTLIHDDIMDEAPLRRNKPTIHTLHGINVGILSGDGLMLKAYKFFEDLEPEIFKACIRIFTHTGLLLCEGQQYDINFETQENVTFDDYIRMITYKTGVLSASSFEIGALIARANFKDAKAIFNFGKHIGIAFQIMDDYLDVFGDQAQFGKKHAGDIYENKKTVLYLLAREHATEEERKELDYWYGKKTDNIDKVYGVEKIFRRTKVDEKALRLIEKHNEIGQSYLEKINIPEEKKKPFIELANYLLRRES from the coding sequence ATGGAATTTTTAGACAGATACCAGCAGATCGTTGCTGATGCCATCAATAAGTATACTTTCAAAGACAAACCTGCGGAATTGTATGATCCTATGAATTATATCATTTCTCACGGTGGAAAGCGTCTTCGTCCTATTATGGTTCTGATGGCTTGCGACTTATTCGGTGGAGATCTCAAGCAGGCTGTAAAACCAGCACTGGCTATAGAATTTTTCCATAATTTCACCCTGATCCATGACGATATCATGGATGAGGCACCTTTAAGAAGGAACAAGCCTACGATTCATACTTTACACGGAATTAATGTAGGAATTCTTTCCGGAGACGGGCTGATGCTTAAAGCTTATAAATTCTTTGAAGATCTTGAACCTGAAATTTTCAAAGCCTGTATCCGGATTTTTACCCATACCGGACTTTTATTATGTGAAGGGCAGCAATATGATATCAATTTTGAAACTCAGGAAAATGTAACTTTTGATGACTATATCAGAATGATCACCTATAAAACCGGAGTTTTAAGTGCTTCTTCTTTTGAAATCGGAGCGTTGATTGCTAGAGCTAATTTTAAAGATGCCAAAGCGATTTTCAATTTCGGAAAACATATCGGTATCGCTTTCCAGATTATGGATGATTATCTTGATGTATTCGGAGATCAGGCTCAGTTTGGTAAGAAACATGCAGGAGATATTTACGAAAACAAGAAAACTGTTCTTTATCTTTTGGCAAGAGAACATGCTACAGAAGAAGAAAGAAAAGAACTGGACTATTGGTATGGCAAGAAAACCGATAATATAGACAAAGTATACGGAGTTGAAAAGATCTTCAGAAGAACTAAGGTAGATGAAAAAGCCCTTCGTCTGATTGAAAAGCACAACGAGATCGGCCAAAGCTATTTAGAGAAGATCAATATTCCTGAAGAAAAGAAAAAACCTTTCATAGAACTGGCCAATTACCTTTTAAGAAGAGAAAGCTAA
- a CDS encoding GSCFA domain-containing protein produces MKFRTEVSIPGSEKKIGIEDKIFSIGSCFASEMSELLQQGQLQTLNNPFGTIFNPFSIYKEVRVLHESAFYEEEDLITYNEEYISLDHHTSFDTRYIHQTLEKINGAIETGNAFLQEADWIIVTYGTSFIYEFIPKKQLVANCHKIPQKFFEKRLLSHQELTHAIYNTILDLKDICKEGVQILFSVSPVRHTKDGMVENQLSKSKLITAIHESISMFEDCHYLPVYEILMDDLRDYRFYKEDMIHPSSQAVNYIFEKFGDSYFSEETRDFIKENFKIMKALEHKTTDTKDPKFIEFREKLDQRINNQRNKVKHNIF; encoded by the coding sequence ATGAAATTCAGAACAGAAGTCAGCATCCCCGGATCAGAAAAAAAGATTGGAATTGAAGATAAGATATTTTCAATAGGGTCGTGTTTTGCCTCGGAAATGTCGGAATTGTTGCAGCAGGGACAACTTCAGACCCTTAATAATCCTTTTGGAACCATCTTCAATCCTTTTTCCATCTATAAGGAAGTGCGGGTGCTCCATGAATCTGCATTTTACGAGGAAGAAGACCTGATTACTTATAATGAGGAGTATATTTCGCTGGATCATCATACAAGTTTTGATACCCGGTATATTCATCAGACGCTGGAAAAAATCAACGGTGCTATTGAGACCGGAAATGCATTTCTTCAGGAAGCAGACTGGATTATTGTGACATACGGAACTTCATTTATTTATGAATTTATTCCTAAGAAGCAGTTAGTGGCCAACTGTCACAAGATTCCGCAGAAGTTTTTCGAAAAAAGACTGCTTTCTCATCAGGAACTCACCCATGCCATTTACAATACGATTTTAGATCTTAAAGATATCTGTAAAGAAGGAGTACAGATTCTGTTCAGTGTTTCGCCGGTGAGACATACCAAAGACGGTATGGTTGAAAACCAGTTAAGTAAATCCAAGCTGATTACGGCAATACATGAGTCTATTTCCATGTTTGAAGACTGCCATTATCTGCCGGTGTATGAAATTTTAATGGATGACCTCAGGGATTACCGTTTTTATAAAGAAGACATGATTCATCCGAGCTCCCAGGCGGTTAACTATATTTTTGAAAAATTTGGTGATTCTTATTTCTCTGAAGAAACCAGGGATTTTATCAAAGAAAACTTTAAGATCATGAAAGCTTTGGAGCATAAAACCACCGATACGAAAGATCCGAAGTTTATTGAGTTCAGGGAAAAATTGGATCAGAGAATTAATAACCAGAGAAATAAAGTTAAACATAACATATTTTAA
- a CDS encoding DUF4269 domain-containing protein, producing MIDFTGIEYLKDGNERQQRAYEVLTKYQVFPKLKPYSPVLAGTVPIGIDIESSDLDIICEVDLRFEEDFLDDIMFSRLIPPDAEVKVENILINGEKSIVLNFMLEEFPIEIFGQNKPSLAQNAYRHMMAEYRILRDKGEEFKQKIIELKKQGIKTEPAFGMLLGLENPYKDLLKF from the coding sequence ATGATTGATTTCACCGGCATTGAATATCTGAAAGATGGGAATGAAAGACAGCAAAGAGCCTATGAAGTTCTTACAAAATATCAGGTTTTTCCCAAGCTGAAACCCTATTCTCCGGTGTTGGCGGGAACCGTTCCGATCGGGATTGATATTGAAAGTAGTGATCTTGATATTATCTGTGAAGTGGATCTCCGGTTTGAGGAAGATTTTCTGGATGATATCATGTTCAGTCGGTTAATTCCCCCAGATGCTGAAGTAAAGGTTGAAAACATCTTGATTAACGGAGAAAAAAGCATCGTTCTGAACTTTATGCTGGAAGAGTTTCCTATTGAAATTTTCGGTCAGAATAAACCGTCTCTGGCACAGAATGCTTACCGTCACATGATGGCTGAATACAGAATATTAAGAGATAAAGGAGAAGAATTTAAACAAAAAATAATAGAACTTAAGAAACAGGGAATCAAAACAGAGCCCGCATTCGGAATGCTGCTGGGTTTGGAAAATCCCTATAAAGATCTGTTGAAATTTTAA
- a CDS encoding TatD family hydrolase produces the protein MIDTHTHLYAGEFDEDRKETIQRALDKGITKFYLPAIDSESHEKMLRLEAEYPGQIISMMGLHPCYVKPEYWEKELEIVRNYLDQRHFPAIGEIGIDLYWDKATLDIQIKAFEQQIDWAIEMDLPIVIHTRESFDETFEVLERKKHPKLRGIFHCFSGNLEQAKHAIDLNFILGIGGVVTFKNGKIDQFLNEIPLEKIVLETDSPYLAPVPHRGKRNESSYLDLVAGKLVDIYGVDFSEIDRITTENALKIFQ, from the coding sequence ATGATTGATACACATACTCATTTATATGCAGGAGAATTTGATGAAGACAGAAAAGAAACCATTCAGAGGGCTTTGGACAAAGGAATTACAAAGTTTTATCTTCCTGCCATCGATTCTGAATCCCATGAAAAAATGCTCCGGCTGGAAGCAGAATATCCCGGGCAGATTATTTCCATGATGGGGCTTCATCCATGCTATGTAAAGCCTGAATACTGGGAAAAAGAACTTGAAATTGTTAGAAATTATCTGGATCAAAGACATTTTCCGGCGATCGGAGAAATAGGAATTGATCTTTACTGGGATAAAGCAACATTGGATATTCAGATAAAAGCCTTTGAGCAGCAAATTGACTGGGCTATAGAAATGGATCTTCCGATCGTCATTCACACCAGAGAAAGCTTTGATGAAACATTTGAAGTTCTGGAAAGAAAAAAGCACCCGAAACTTCGTGGAATTTTTCACTGTTTTTCAGGAAACCTCGAGCAGGCAAAACACGCCATTGATCTTAATTTTATACTGGGAATCGGTGGAGTAGTGACCTTCAAAAATGGAAAGATCGATCAGTTTTTAAATGAAATTCCTTTAGAGAAAATTGTTCTGGAAACAGACTCTCCTTATCTGGCTCCGGTTCCGCACAGAGGAAAGAGAAATGAGAGCTCTTATCTGGATCTGGTAGCAGGAAAGCTGGTAGATATCTATGGAGTTGACTTTTCAGAAATAG